In Paenibacillus larvae subsp. larvae, the following proteins share a genomic window:
- a CDS encoding cation:proton antiporter domain-containing protein, with protein MENAITGSIHHVLFLLILIFGLGMLFGKAASWLKLPDVALFLIAGMIVGKGLHLVSGTDQVSLSSGILDFLKTAAGGIALGCLIGFTMSFLTAHLKLGILRDYATISMVVTALGAYWAGEMLHFSGFMATFTAGLIWGNASLFKLDMEDKLHEMSHFTDNITSLMRMLIFILLGSQVNFTVIWANLWQSLAIIFIFMFIARPLTVLICTLPDRKANWKWNEIVFMFWVRETGVIPAALSGMVAGLGIAYTDIIASVTFLAVLMTILVQASTTAFVARNLGLEIPSGQ; from the coding sequence ATGGAAAATGCCATAACCGGATCTATTCATCATGTCTTATTTTTGCTAATTCTCATTTTCGGTTTGGGTATGCTGTTCGGAAAAGCGGCAAGCTGGCTAAAGCTCCCGGATGTCGCACTTTTTTTGATCGCCGGGATGATTGTCGGAAAGGGACTGCATCTGGTTAGTGGAACAGATCAAGTATCCCTGTCCTCCGGAATACTGGATTTTTTGAAGACGGCAGCCGGAGGAATTGCACTCGGGTGTCTGATCGGTTTTACCATGTCTTTTTTAACGGCACATTTGAAATTGGGCATTTTGCGGGATTATGCAACCATCTCCATGGTAGTGACTGCCCTCGGGGCTTATTGGGCCGGGGAGATGCTGCATTTTAGCGGTTTTATGGCTACATTTACCGCAGGGCTGATTTGGGGCAATGCATCTTTATTCAAGCTGGATATGGAGGACAAGCTTCACGAAATGTCCCATTTTACGGATAATATTACTTCCTTAATGAGGATGCTGATTTTTATCCTGCTCGGCAGCCAGGTTAATTTTACTGTAATTTGGGCCAATCTGTGGCAAAGCCTGGCTATCATTTTTATTTTTATGTTTATCGCCCGCCCGCTTACGGTTCTAATTTGCACACTTCCGGATCGGAAAGCGAATTGGAAGTGGAATGAGATTGTGTTTATGTTTTGGGTAAGGGAGACAGGAGTAATCCCGGCAGCTTTATCCGGTATGGTAGCGGGGCTCGGAATAGCCTACACCGATATTATCGCTTCTGTTACCTTCCTGGCTGTTTTAATGACCATCCTCGTTCAGGCCAGTACAACGGCATTTGTAGCACGCAACCTTGGCCTGGAAATACCTTCCGGGCAATAA
- a CDS encoding potassium channel family protein gives MAVSQYAVIGLGRFGSSLSKELSKLGNEVLGIDKDEEKVEQMSDVLTHTVTADSTEEPVLRSLGIRNFDCAVVAIGDDIQASILTCILLKDLGVRMVVAKALSELHGKVLQKLGVDRIIYPERDMGIRVAHQLVSPNLLDYIELSTEYTVAELSVPSRLSGFTLKDLDPRARFGCSVVAINKQNDGIIIAPKAEDTIQANDVLVIIGKNEQIDRFEDEVIR, from the coding sequence ATGGCTGTTAGTCAATATGCTGTTATCGGATTAGGCCGTTTTGGAAGCAGTCTTTCCAAAGAGCTTAGCAAACTGGGTAACGAAGTGCTGGGGATTGACAAAGACGAAGAAAAAGTAGAGCAGATGAGCGATGTGCTTACTCACACGGTTACGGCGGATTCAACGGAAGAGCCGGTCTTGCGTTCACTAGGCATACGGAACTTTGACTGTGCAGTTGTAGCAATCGGGGATGATATTCAGGCGAGCATTTTAACCTGCATTCTACTGAAAGATTTGGGTGTTAGGATGGTTGTAGCTAAAGCACTATCCGAACTGCACGGCAAAGTGCTTCAAAAACTTGGGGTAGACCGAATCATTTATCCGGAGAGGGATATGGGAATACGGGTGGCCCATCAGTTAGTGTCGCCTAATTTACTGGATTATATAGAATTATCAACAGAATATACTGTCGCAGAATTGTCTGTCCCTTCACGCTTGTCGGGTTTTACGCTAAAAGATTTGGACCCTAGGGCAAGATTTGGGTGCAGTGTAGTGGCGATCAATAAGCAGAACGACGGCATCATTATAGCACCAAAAGCGGAAGATACGATTCAAGCCAATGACGTATTGGTTATTATCGGAAAAAACGAACAGATCGACCGCTTTGAAGACGAAGTCATCAGATAA
- a CDS encoding CPBP family intramembrane glutamic endopeptidase, whose protein sequence is MKIKPGNRYLVFLAIIGIILYLSVAFIPPADEIDDEAYMYENSPLLSKKEAADKAVIFLNDKQMFLENPVTYTVYQSESNLSGYIQKENLTGSYEDFKEKFPLEYYLIQVIDGADGRQFEVKVDFQTGAVVGWYSKPDQLDPPTEDQAETIGRKAIQDMGWPQEQFKLTGLSTPEADLVFEQQQPSIGGAHLRIQVQLDHNMIAGVSPDFAIPDSFIKWMDSQTDTAGTMTLISMLLNIGMTISAVIYVILKRRQIAFHRGVLLCTVYLVLYSLNNVNLYPTYKVYKGHFAAGWESMFSVLLMNMLIIVIAVFLYFLLLAGNQMWQEQGWRPIPRWKDRNFGNEVLSGMGRGYLLCLFLMGLQQLLFFIADKNFHVWSVSDPGDSPLNMLNPCIYPLMAWVAAISEEATFRLFGIILFKKLFRNNFIAILVPSIIWAAGHTQYPVFPVYTRLIEVTILGIVFGYAFLKFGFFTALFAHAAMDSTLMGLYLMTVGNDASLFGGIFYMILPALVAGVLWLFHKWLLKGIRFAVFRR, encoded by the coding sequence ATGAAAATCAAACCCGGCAACCGCTATCTTGTTTTTCTCGCTATTATAGGTATTATTCTCTACTTATCAGTGGCCTTTATACCCCCTGCGGACGAAATAGATGATGAAGCCTATATGTATGAAAACAGTCCGCTTCTTTCCAAGAAAGAAGCCGCGGATAAAGCCGTGATTTTCCTGAACGATAAACAAATGTTCCTGGAAAATCCCGTAACCTACACTGTGTATCAATCAGAGTCAAACCTCAGCGGGTATATCCAGAAGGAGAATCTTACTGGATCTTACGAGGATTTTAAAGAAAAGTTCCCTCTTGAATATTATTTGATTCAGGTCATTGACGGGGCGGATGGCAGACAATTTGAAGTAAAAGTGGATTTTCAGACAGGGGCCGTGGTGGGTTGGTATTCCAAACCTGATCAGTTAGATCCCCCTACGGAAGACCAAGCAGAAACCATAGGGCGCAAAGCCATTCAAGATATGGGCTGGCCGCAGGAGCAATTTAAACTCACCGGACTAAGCACGCCCGAAGCGGATCTGGTTTTCGAACAACAGCAGCCGTCGATTGGAGGGGCTCACCTGAGAATTCAGGTTCAGTTGGATCACAATATGATTGCAGGAGTTTCACCTGATTTCGCAATCCCGGATTCGTTTATAAAGTGGATGGACTCACAAACGGATACCGCGGGTACAATGACTTTAATCAGCATGCTGCTCAATATCGGAATGACTATTTCGGCTGTTATTTATGTCATTTTAAAGCGCCGGCAAATTGCATTTCATCGCGGGGTCCTTTTATGCACCGTCTATCTTGTTCTGTATTCTCTCAACAATGTCAATTTGTATCCGACCTACAAAGTATATAAAGGGCATTTTGCGGCAGGATGGGAAAGTATGTTTTCCGTTCTGCTAATGAACATGCTGATAATTGTGATAGCTGTTTTCCTGTATTTCCTTCTTCTTGCAGGTAATCAGATGTGGCAAGAACAAGGATGGAGACCAATACCAAGGTGGAAAGACAGAAACTTTGGTAATGAAGTTCTTAGCGGCATGGGAAGGGGATATTTACTCTGCTTGTTTTTGATGGGCCTACAGCAGCTCCTGTTTTTTATAGCCGATAAAAACTTCCACGTATGGTCTGTCAGCGACCCGGGCGATTCTCCTCTGAATATGTTGAATCCGTGCATCTATCCTTTAATGGCCTGGGTAGCCGCTATTTCAGAGGAGGCAACATTTCGGCTCTTCGGTATCATTTTGTTTAAAAAGCTGTTTAGAAACAACTTTATAGCTATACTGGTGCCCAGCATCATTTGGGCTGCCGGTCATACTCAGTACCCGGTATTTCCTGTTTACACCCGGTTGATCGAAGTCACCATTTTAGGCATCGTATTTGGTTATGCGTTTTTGAAATTCGGCTTTTTTACAGCCCTGTTTGCCCATGCGGCCATGGACAGTACACTTATGGGATTATATTTGATGACGGTGGGCAATGATGCATCCCTCTTCGGGGGAATCTTCTACATGATCCTCCCTGCTCTTGTGGCAGGAGTCCTTTGGCTTTTTCATAAATGGCTGTTGAAAGGAATCCGTTTTGCAGTCTTTAGACGGTAA
- the uvrC gene encoding excinuclease ABC subunit UvrC produces the protein MTQHEDPKERGKSTELIRNKLALLPDQPGCYLMKNKDGVIIYVGKAKVLKNRVRSYFTGSHDGKTQRLVSEIRDFEYIVTSSNIEALILECNLIKKHRPRYNVLLKDDKSFPYIKITHEEHPRLEVTRKIVKDRGKYFGPYPNAYAAQETKKLLDRLYPLRKCKHMPDRVCLYYHMGQCLAPCVYDVTKEQNEEMIQGITRFLNGGHEEIKRDLTAKMHAAAEELNFERAKELRDQIAYIEAVMEKQKITMADHVDRDVFGYSTDKGWMCVQILYMRQGKLIERHVSMFPFYGDEYEDFITYVTQAYSDNPALPKEIFLPLRNKAGEQKAGESHEISGKDSFIEALQKEDEFQKEHPREQEGPVLPSDAEEGMVKEALESWLGVRVHFPQRGLKKQMVEMAANNARVALEEKFRLIERDEKRTIKAVENLGEWIGTGYVRRIEAFDNSNIQGADPVAAMVVFIDGKPERKEYRKFKIKTVQGPDDYSSMREVIRRRYERVLKDGLEMPDLIIVDGGKGQISAAIDILENELGLYIPVCGLSKDIKHKTAQLLMGDPAEVVPIPRDSQEFYLLNRIQDEVHRFAITFHRERRAKSMVQSQLDAIPGIGEKRRKLLLKHFGSVKKIKEAKVEDFRPIGIGDKLAAQILTSLNGNMDTPTGD, from the coding sequence ATGACCCAGCATGAAGATCCGAAGGAGCGCGGAAAAAGTACGGAACTGATTCGTAACAAGCTGGCGCTGCTGCCGGATCAGCCCGGTTGTTATTTGATGAAAAACAAAGATGGCGTCATCATTTATGTCGGAAAAGCAAAAGTATTGAAGAACCGGGTCCGGTCTTATTTTACAGGCAGTCATGACGGGAAGACGCAGCGGCTTGTTTCTGAAATCCGTGATTTTGAATACATTGTAACCTCCAGCAATATTGAGGCCCTCATTCTGGAATGCAACTTAATCAAAAAGCACCGGCCCCGTTATAATGTTCTATTAAAAGATGATAAATCGTTCCCTTATATTAAAATCACCCATGAAGAACATCCTAGGCTTGAGGTAACGCGAAAGATCGTGAAAGATAGGGGCAAATACTTCGGTCCTTATCCCAACGCATATGCTGCACAGGAAACCAAAAAGCTGCTGGACCGTCTTTATCCGCTGCGCAAATGCAAGCATATGCCGGACCGGGTATGCCTGTATTACCATATGGGACAATGCCTGGCTCCTTGCGTGTACGATGTCACAAAGGAGCAAAACGAAGAGATGATTCAAGGGATTACCCGCTTTTTGAACGGCGGACATGAGGAAATCAAGCGGGATCTGACAGCCAAAATGCACGCAGCTGCCGAAGAATTAAACTTCGAGCGGGCAAAGGAATTACGGGATCAAATTGCGTATATTGAAGCTGTTATGGAAAAGCAGAAGATTACTATGGCTGACCATGTGGACCGGGATGTGTTTGGTTATTCTACCGATAAGGGTTGGATGTGCGTCCAGATCTTATATATGCGGCAAGGCAAGCTGATTGAACGGCATGTCTCGATGTTTCCTTTTTACGGGGATGAGTATGAGGACTTTATAACCTATGTGACCCAGGCATATAGTGATAATCCGGCATTGCCAAAAGAAATCTTTCTGCCTCTTCGAAACAAGGCCGGGGAACAGAAAGCGGGGGAATCGCACGAGATTTCCGGGAAAGATTCTTTTATTGAGGCTTTGCAAAAAGAGGATGAATTTCAAAAAGAGCATCCCCGCGAACAGGAGGGGCCCGTTTTACCTTCGGATGCAGAGGAAGGCATGGTTAAGGAAGCGCTGGAATCCTGGCTGGGTGTTAGAGTACATTTTCCCCAGAGAGGCCTTAAGAAGCAGATGGTTGAGATGGCTGCAAACAATGCCCGTGTGGCACTGGAGGAAAAATTCCGCCTGATTGAACGGGATGAGAAACGGACAATCAAGGCGGTTGAAAACCTTGGAGAGTGGATAGGAACCGGATATGTCCGACGCATTGAAGCCTTTGATAATTCCAACATCCAGGGGGCGGACCCTGTCGCGGCTATGGTTGTATTCATCGATGGGAAACCGGAACGAAAAGAATACCGGAAGTTCAAAATCAAGACGGTCCAGGGACCGGATGATTATTCGTCGATGCGGGAGGTTATTCGCAGGCGTTATGAGCGTGTCCTAAAGGATGGGCTCGAAATGCCGGATTTAATTATCGTGGACGGAGGCAAGGGGCAGATTTCCGCCGCCATAGATATTCTTGAGAACGAACTTGGCCTCTACATTCCCGTTTGCGGATTATCCAAAGACATAAAACATAAAACAGCCCAGCTGTTAATGGGAGATCCGGCCGAGGTTGTTCCAATTCCAAGGGACAGCCAGGAATTTTATTTACTGAACCGCATTCAGGATGAAGTGCACCGTTTTGCCATTACTTTCCACCGCGAACGAAGGGCAAAATCGATGGTCCAATCCCAATTAGATGCCATCCCAGGCATTGGGGAAAAACGCCGTAAGCTGCTGCTCAAACATTTTGGTTCCGTCAAAAAAATCAAAGAGGCGAAAGTCGAAGACTTCCGCCCCATCGGGATCGGAGACAAATTGGCGGCACAGATTTTGACATCCCTGAATGGAAATATGGATACTCCAACAGGGGATTAG
- the trxA gene encoding thioredoxin translates to MAIVNVTDQTFKAEVEGSGTVLVDFWAPWCGPCKMIAPVLEELDKEVDTKIAKVNVDENPESASRFGVMSIPTLIVFKEGQPVDKAVGVQSKDQLINLLSRHQ, encoded by the coding sequence ATGGCTATTGTCAATGTTACCGACCAAACCTTCAAGGCCGAAGTTGAGGGTTCCGGTACTGTATTAGTTGATTTCTGGGCACCATGGTGCGGACCTTGTAAAATGATTGCACCTGTGCTTGAAGAATTGGATAAAGAAGTGGATACCAAGATTGCTAAAGTAAATGTGGATGAGAATCCGGAATCCGCTTCCCGTTTTGGAGTGATGAGCATCCCTACCTTGATCGTTTTTAAAGAGGGTCAACCGGTAGATAAAGCAGTGGGCGTACAGTCCAAAGATCAACTGATCAATCTGCTGTCCCGCCATCAGTAA
- a CDS encoding YqzM family protein: protein MSEQVNRAELHVNEEPRNDFIDTAVGFGVFFGVLMLIFIAAVVIKLFAG from the coding sequence ATGAGTGAACAAGTGAACCGTGCTGAACTTCATGTGAATGAAGAGCCCCGCAATGATTTTATAGACACCGCTGTTGGTTTTGGCGTATTTTTTGGTGTTCTGATGCTTATTTTCATTGCTGCAGTAGTCATTAAACTGTTTGCAGGTTGA
- the dnaI gene encoding primosomal protein DnaI codes for MESLADMLKQMPGVLRKEAEEKVRTLLSDPKIRKLRSEHPELDEFTLKVNMNRLYQYVKETGNCEQCPGLDCCPNDLAGHCTHLQIEHSGGHTLIDEEKVACPKFLARQSQEAVRRRIRTFHIDESILRREHSFEDIVSVDYQRAKAVETITDYIEKTTEEGLQTKGLYLQGNFGTGKTFLMCYMLHQLAKKGFTSAIVYMPDFAEDLKGMFNEPHTLKNTIEMIKNTDLLVFDDIGAENLNPWLRDHVIGAILNSRMNRKPTFFTSNYNLDSLEQHFSFTNKDGDEEYKGRRIMDRIRHYVQVVEVNGHNKRAQ; via the coding sequence ATGGAATCTTTGGCGGACATGCTTAAGCAGATGCCCGGGGTTCTTAGGAAGGAAGCAGAAGAGAAAGTACGTACACTATTGTCTGATCCGAAGATACGGAAACTGCGATCCGAACATCCTGAATTGGATGAGTTTACTCTTAAAGTGAATATGAATCGCTTATATCAATATGTGAAAGAAACCGGTAACTGTGAGCAGTGTCCCGGTCTGGACTGCTGTCCTAATGATCTGGCCGGTCATTGCACCCATTTGCAGATTGAACATAGTGGTGGCCATACGCTCATTGATGAGGAAAAAGTGGCTTGTCCCAAGTTCCTGGCCCGGCAGTCACAAGAAGCGGTTCGCCGGCGGATCCGTACCTTTCATATTGATGAAAGCATCTTGCGAAGGGAGCATTCGTTTGAAGATATTGTAAGTGTAGATTATCAAAGGGCCAAAGCAGTCGAGACCATTACAGATTATATTGAGAAAACGACAGAGGAAGGTTTACAGACCAAGGGATTATATCTCCAGGGTAATTTCGGGACAGGCAAGACCTTTCTGATGTGTTATATGCTGCATCAGCTAGCGAAAAAAGGGTTTACCAGTGCGATCGTATATATGCCTGATTTTGCTGAAGATCTTAAAGGAATGTTTAATGAGCCCCATACATTAAAAAATACCATTGAAATGATAAAAAATACAGACCTGCTTGTGTTTGACGATATCGGGGCGGAGAACCTGAATCCATGGCTGAGGGATCATGTGATCGGAGCCATCTTAAACAGCAGGATGAACCGCAAACCGACATTTTTTACCTCCAATTACAATTTGGACAGCCTGGAGCAGCATTTCAGCTTTACGAACAAGGATGGGGATGAAGAATATAAAGGCCGGAGAATCATGGACCGCATCCGCCATTATGTTCAGGTGGTAGAAGTAAACGGCCATAACAAACGGGCGCAGTAA
- a CDS encoding DnaD domain protein, whose amino-acid sequence MRISNMLHFTENHRFYVFRDFSLRSLEYKMLTMIYQPMIGGLAISVYHTLYQQLQGDQVGYSPLEQQRRLFFAMDIDPGERGRKMFIEQASKLEAVGLLQTCRKFVSEDEDYLYAYTLFRPLSPPEFFQNQHLTLLLRDKVGKYMLLSLRDELLLDEAPELKTANSENISVPFYDIFRLNTQTIDYELEQVLYESSAARQMERMDVVSKGFQFADILMRFPRGSRNRVYVEDLKNRPEHMISINLVARKYNLTLQETCRLLDEDGMFTEEGELLVDGLQYKANLYYRQGKKREEERERSISRAAELTVIQGKDREGETEQSVQMEYYLAVPQLLQGECNDHQYNYILKNEPYTFVLKKFFPHGSVPDGVMDIFEKIDLNYKLKEEVINVLIHYIYVDRRSWTKASIEAVASDMLGKQILTYEQAVEYVRERQRYKEQAAAKAAAAKNKGRGGRNTRGQTKQQKPQIPIVQPAVQQAELTDEELQRIIQKARRLDEKFK is encoded by the coding sequence ATGCGTATCTCAAATATGCTGCACTTTACGGAAAATCACCGGTTTTACGTATTCCGGGATTTCTCTTTGAGGAGCCTGGAATATAAGATGCTGACAATGATCTATCAACCGATGATAGGCGGGTTGGCTATAAGCGTTTACCATACTCTCTATCAGCAGCTGCAAGGCGACCAGGTAGGATACAGCCCGCTGGAGCAGCAGAGACGTTTATTTTTTGCTATGGACATAGATCCCGGCGAACGGGGAAGGAAGATGTTCATAGAACAGGCTTCCAAGCTGGAGGCAGTAGGTCTTTTGCAAACATGCCGCAAGTTTGTGTCGGAAGATGAGGATTATTTATATGCATATACACTCTTTCGGCCACTAAGCCCTCCTGAATTTTTCCAAAACCAGCACTTGACACTTCTTTTACGTGATAAAGTTGGCAAATATATGCTTTTATCTTTACGGGACGAGCTGCTGCTGGATGAGGCCCCGGAATTGAAAACAGCCAATAGTGAGAACATTTCTGTTCCTTTCTATGATATTTTCCGTTTAAATACCCAAACGATTGATTACGAGTTAGAACAGGTACTGTACGAGTCTTCGGCAGCAAGACAGATGGAACGGATGGATGTTGTATCCAAGGGATTTCAATTCGCCGACATTCTGATGCGTTTTCCGCGCGGTTCCCGGAACCGGGTTTATGTGGAGGATTTGAAAAACCGTCCCGAGCATATGATTTCTATTAATCTGGTGGCCCGTAAATATAACCTGACGCTGCAGGAGACATGCCGGCTTTTGGATGAGGACGGCATGTTTACGGAAGAAGGAGAACTGCTGGTCGACGGGCTTCAATATAAGGCAAATCTCTATTACCGGCAGGGCAAAAAGAGAGAGGAAGAACGGGAAAGATCCATATCCCGTGCCGCAGAACTGACCGTAATACAAGGGAAGGATAGAGAAGGGGAAACGGAGCAATCTGTTCAGATGGAATATTATCTGGCTGTTCCCCAGCTACTGCAGGGAGAGTGTAATGATCATCAGTACAATTATATTTTAAAAAATGAACCCTACACTTTTGTGCTTAAAAAGTTTTTTCCTCATGGTTCTGTACCGGATGGGGTAATGGATATTTTCGAGAAGATAGATTTAAATTATAAGTTGAAAGAAGAAGTAATTAATGTTCTGATTCATTATATATATGTGGACCGGCGATCCTGGACCAAGGCTTCTATTGAAGCGGTTGCTTCCGATATGCTTGGCAAACAGATACTAACTTATGAGCAGGCAGTAGAGTATGTCCGGGAGCGTCAACGGTACAAGGAACAGGCTGCCGCCAAGGCGGCTGCTGCGAAGAACAAGGGCCGTGGAGGCAGAAATACAAGAGGACAGACGAAGCAGCAAAAGCCGCAGATTCCGATCGTGCAGCCAGCTGTACAGCAGGCTGAGCTGACTGATGAAGAATTGCAGCGTATTATCCAGAAAGCTAGGAGACTAGATGAGAAGTTTAAATAA